From a region of the Plasmodium gaboni strain SY75 chromosome Unknown, whole genome shotgun sequence genome:
- a CDS encoding exported protein (PHISTa), which produces MKCKIHCRSFIFISICLCVISLFYISLSNLYEVNIVPSIKCSVIISRNLSEFENENSNNTQRKNTKNHLEETNERTSNSCNNKGVTLKNKGYNDISKNLTEKELFDVLNSLEECPPLEDLKNIWSHTLGVAKEGLDDILKELKAPIKKNLDNDNYLWDDSKKRWFSDYVCKKYRSKFCQSLIKEEVEYTKTFFSLINGKHTLDEILKFIYSYLEYFQILKKELYEEYKEKLLKKLE; this is translated from the exons ATGAAATGCAAAATACATTGTAgatcttttatttttatatccATATGTTTATGTGtaatttcattattttatatatctttatcg AATTTATATGAAGTAAATATAGTTCCATCCATAAAATGTAGTGTAATAATATCACGAAATTTATCTGAAtttgaaaatgaaaatagtaataatacacaaagaaaaaatacaaaGAATCATTTGGAAGAAACAAATGAAAGGACCTCCAATTCCTGTAACAATAAAGGAGttacattaaaaaataaaggtTACAATgatatatcaaaaaatttaacagaaaaagaattatttgATGTTCTAAATTCATTAGAAGAATGTCCACCCTTAGAAGatcttaaaaatatatggtCTCACACACTTGGTGTTGCAAAAGAAGGTTTGgatgatatattaaaagagTTAAAAGCAccaataaaaaaaaacttaGACAATGATAATTATCTATGGGATGATTCTAAGAAACGTTGGTTCTCTGATTATgtatgtaaaaaatatcgTTCTAAATTTTGTCAATCTTTGATAAAGGAAGAGGTGGAATACActaaaacattttttagTTTAATTAATGGTAAACATACACTTGATGagatattaaaatttatttattccTACTTAgaatattttcaaatattaaaaaaagaattatatgaaGAATACAAAGAAAAACTCTTAAAAAAACttgaataa